In one window of Tumebacillus algifaecis DNA:
- a CDS encoding methyl-accepting chemotaxis protein, with protein sequence MTNEKRLQEIAFQHDFYLKSINLARMGLMMGLGLSLIFAAFDAWLVPEVKNQFWLIRFGLILPFTVLALVLSYTKYFERWMQPLLMLFPTLSGFGVVYMIYLAPQASFLYYGLMMLFIFIFAMSRLRFRYAAIIGWAIFAAWLGVAIVTSTSTIQLVTDVFFLFSINFAGMFTCYLQEGELRKEFTQRGLLKAERDKTEELIADISVRNDELSVATETMRTLSKKLQRTAEEVLQEAKTVATSSNHASAALQETAVGIQNVAGLAQQVSAYSTSLSDKNTEVKRSVDTGTDRVREILDVTSDALITAHDNAEKVKNLQAETKNIAQIIEIIVNISQQTNLLALNAAIESARAGEAGRGFAVVTGEIRSLADETAAATSKIAQILDKIRDESDAVAEKSNLIKDTTEKIRIKGEQVSEEFGMISTSVSSMSEIVRIVEEAASEQSAAAAEMSVETDKAISASEEVVLVAEELEKISLTLDAMMEQFKA encoded by the coding sequence GTGACAAATGAAAAAAGACTGCAAGAGATAGCGTTTCAACATGATTTTTATCTGAAATCTATCAATCTGGCACGCATGGGTTTGATGATGGGCCTTGGACTGTCGCTCATCTTCGCCGCGTTTGACGCGTGGCTGGTTCCAGAAGTGAAAAATCAATTTTGGTTGATCCGCTTTGGTTTGATACTTCCGTTTACGGTGCTTGCGCTCGTGCTCTCGTATACAAAATACTTTGAGCGCTGGATGCAGCCGTTGCTGATGTTGTTCCCGACCCTTTCCGGTTTTGGTGTGGTGTACATGATCTATCTGGCACCACAGGCATCGTTCCTTTACTATGGGTTGATGATGTTGTTCATTTTTATCTTTGCGATGTCGCGCCTGCGTTTTCGGTACGCCGCCATCATTGGTTGGGCGATCTTTGCCGCTTGGCTTGGCGTGGCCATTGTAACATCCACATCGACGATACAATTGGTCACCGATGTGTTCTTCCTGTTCTCGATCAACTTTGCCGGCATGTTCACCTGCTACTTACAGGAAGGCGAACTGCGCAAAGAATTTACCCAACGCGGTTTGCTGAAAGCGGAACGCGACAAGACCGAAGAGTTGATCGCAGATATTTCGGTTCGCAATGATGAGCTGTCGGTGGCGACCGAAACGATGCGCACGCTGTCTAAAAAATTGCAACGCACCGCAGAAGAGGTGCTCCAGGAAGCAAAAACGGTGGCCACTTCTTCAAACCATGCTTCGGCCGCTCTGCAGGAGACTGCGGTCGGTATTCAAAACGTGGCGGGCCTCGCACAGCAGGTCAGCGCGTACTCGACCTCGCTGTCCGATAAGAACACAGAAGTGAAACGGTCGGTCGATACGGGCACCGACCGGGTACGGGAGATTTTGGATGTGACCAGCGATGCATTGATCACCGCACACGATAATGCGGAAAAGGTCAAAAACCTGCAAGCAGAAACGAAAAACATCGCTCAGATTATTGAAATTATCGTCAATATCTCGCAACAGACCAATCTGCTCGCGTTGAACGCAGCGATCGAGTCGGCACGCGCCGGGGAAGCGGGGCGCGGGTTCGCTGTGGTCACAGGGGAGATTCGCTCGCTGGCCGATGAAACGGCGGCGGCGACGTCGAAGATCGCCCAGATCCTCGATAAGATTCGCGACGAATCGGATGCGGTCGCAGAAAAGTCCAATCTGATCAAAGATACGACCGAAAAGATCCGCATCAAAGGCGAGCAAGTTTCTGAAGAGTTTGGAATGATCTCGACGAGCGTTTCCTCGATGAGCGAAATCGTGCGCATCGTCGAAGAAGCGGCATCCGAACAGTCCGCGGCAGCAGCAGAGATGTCGGTAGAGACGGACAAGGCGATCTCCGCATCTGAAGAGGTTGTGCTAGTCGCAGAAGAATTGGAGAAGATTTCTCTGACGCTCGATGCGATGATGGAACAGTTTAAAGCGTAA
- a CDS encoding heavy metal translocating P-type ATPase — MSEQKVTLQVTGMTCAACSARIEKVVSKMDGVETANVNLTMARATVTFDENKLQAGDIIQRIVRLGFGASELAEEGTDNASEKLWRRQVALFIFSAVLSLPFLIGMFEMFGATLLPDFLMNPWVMLAMATPVQFVAGYSFYVGGYKALRNKSANMDVLVALGTSAAYFYSLWLILRGEEHVYFETSMIIITLILLGKIFEQLAKTRTSDAIKKLMHMQAKTARVVRGGVELEVKIEEVVLGDVVVVRPGEKIPVDGSVLDGQSSIDESMLTGESIPIDKKPGDPVYGATLNKNGALSFRAEKVGQDTALAQIIRVVEEAQGSKAPIQRMSDVISGIFVPIVVGIAVLTFVVWYFLVDGGLQDALTIALMNATAVLVIACPCALGLATPTSIMVGTGKGAENGILFKGGEHLENLQKVSVILLDKTGTITKGQPTVTDVVLLSDQFHSEQDLLLLAASAEKRSEHPLATAIVKAGASLGEVQDPEEFEAITGRGVRAVAQGRKLLIGTRRLMQEAGIDYAAATEGLARLESDGKTVMILSVDGQVSGLLAVADTVKESSQAAIAELKGMGLKVVMITGDNHKTAQAIAAQVGVDEVLAEVLPEEKADAVKRYKSAGQRVAMVGDGINDAPALAMADVGIAVGTGADVAIEAADVTLMGAELEGVARAVRLSKATIRNIRQNLFWALAYNVVGIPIAAAGLLSPWVAGAAMAFSSVSVVINALRLKRVNIDA; from the coding sequence ATGAGTGAACAAAAAGTAACCTTGCAGGTAACCGGGATGACCTGTGCCGCATGTTCTGCCCGAATTGAGAAAGTGGTCAGCAAGATGGACGGCGTCGAAACGGCGAACGTCAATCTGACGATGGCGCGGGCGACGGTCACTTTTGATGAAAATAAATTGCAGGCTGGGGACATCATCCAACGTATCGTAAGACTCGGCTTTGGCGCAAGCGAGCTGGCAGAGGAGGGAACGGACAATGCGAGCGAGAAGTTGTGGAGGCGGCAAGTTGCACTCTTTATCTTTTCTGCGGTGCTGTCACTCCCATTTTTGATCGGTATGTTCGAAATGTTTGGGGCGACCCTGTTGCCAGATTTTCTGATGAACCCGTGGGTGATGCTCGCGATGGCCACACCAGTTCAGTTTGTCGCAGGCTACAGCTTCTATGTCGGTGGTTACAAGGCCCTGCGCAACAAAAGCGCGAATATGGACGTACTGGTGGCATTAGGCACTTCTGCCGCCTATTTTTACTCGCTTTGGTTGATCTTGCGCGGTGAAGAGCATGTCTATTTCGAGACTAGTATGATCATCATCACGTTGATTCTGTTGGGCAAGATCTTTGAGCAACTGGCAAAAACGCGAACTTCCGATGCGATAAAAAAGCTGATGCACATGCAGGCTAAGACGGCGCGAGTCGTCCGTGGTGGTGTGGAGCTGGAAGTGAAGATCGAAGAGGTGGTGCTCGGTGATGTCGTCGTGGTGCGCCCGGGCGAAAAAATCCCCGTCGATGGTTCGGTGCTGGACGGTCAATCCTCGATCGACGAGTCGATGTTGACTGGCGAATCGATTCCGATCGACAAGAAGCCGGGCGACCCGGTATACGGAGCTACACTGAACAAAAACGGTGCGTTGTCCTTCAGGGCTGAAAAAGTTGGTCAAGACACGGCGCTCGCACAGATCATTCGCGTCGTTGAAGAGGCTCAGGGCTCCAAGGCACCGATCCAACGGATGTCTGACGTGATCTCCGGTATCTTTGTGCCGATTGTTGTCGGCATCGCAGTGCTGACCTTTGTGGTCTGGTACTTCTTGGTAGACGGTGGACTTCAAGATGCCCTGACGATCGCGCTGATGAACGCGACGGCAGTGCTGGTGATCGCTTGTCCGTGCGCCTTGGGTCTGGCTACCCCGACCTCGATTATGGTCGGAACGGGTAAGGGTGCGGAAAATGGTATTCTGTTTAAAGGCGGCGAGCATCTGGAAAACTTACAAAAAGTAAGTGTGATCCTGCTCGATAAAACGGGAACGATCACCAAAGGTCAGCCGACCGTCACCGATGTGGTGCTGCTCAGCGACCAGTTCCATTCCGAACAGGATTTGCTCTTGCTGGCCGCGTCTGCTGAGAAGCGTTCTGAACATCCACTCGCAACCGCGATTGTCAAAGCGGGAGCATCATTGGGAGAAGTGCAAGACCCCGAGGAGTTCGAAGCGATCACTGGGCGCGGTGTGCGCGCCGTTGCACAAGGCCGCAAGCTCTTGATCGGCACGCGACGCCTGATGCAGGAAGCGGGGATCGACTATGCGGCCGCAACGGAAGGGCTGGCGCGTCTGGAAAGTGACGGGAAGACGGTGATGATCCTCTCGGTGGACGGACAGGTCAGCGGTCTGCTCGCAGTGGCAGACACGGTGAAAGAGTCGTCGCAGGCAGCGATTGCCGAACTGAAGGGGATGGGTCTGAAAGTGGTGATGATCACCGGCGATAATCACAAGACGGCGCAGGCGATCGCAGCACAGGTCGGAGTGGATGAAGTGTTAGCAGAAGTGTTGCCCGAGGAAAAGGCGGACGCCGTCAAGCGCTACAAAAGCGCGGGCCAGCGTGTCGCGATGGTTGGGGACGGAATCAATGATGCTCCCGCTCTGGCGATGGCCGATGTCGGGATCGCGGTCGGCACCGGAGCGGACGTTGCGATTGAAGCGGCAGACGTCACGCTGATGGGGGCCGAATTGGAAGGTGTGGCACGAGCCGTTCGCCTGTCGAAAGCGACGATCCGCAACATCAGACAAAATCTATTCTGGGCACTGGCTTACAACGTGGTCGGCATCCCGATCGCGGCGGCAGGTCTGCTCTCGCCGTGGGTAGCCGGCGCAGCGATGGCGTTCAGTTCCGTGTCGGTCGTCATCAACGCTTTGCGGCTGAAACGCGTCAACATCGACGCGTAA
- a CDS encoding copper ion binding protein: MTSFTFDVQGMSCGHCKSAVESALKEAGATAVDVDLEAGRVAVTYDADKYDLNKMRDAIEDAGYDVA, encoded by the coding sequence ATGACATCATTTACGTTTGATGTACAAGGCATGTCTTGTGGTCATTGCAAAAGCGCGGTGGAAAGCGCACTGAAAGAGGCAGGTGCAACCGCCGTTGACGTCGATTTGGAGGCAGGGCGCGTCGCGGTCACCTACGATGCAGACAAGTACGATCTGAACAAGATGCGTGATGCGATTGAAGACGCCGGGTACGATGTTGCCTAA
- a CDS encoding endonuclease/exonuclease/phosphatase family protein, with translation MKRFWKKLALLGVGILVLFANKVGVEGQGNFPNQDLQGGVISLKAVTYNIQIGKNSHGDLNLEGTIAELKALEADLIGLQEVERYSPRSGLSDQAKAIGEALDMEYRYAAALKIGPFEYGNLLLSRYPIEAVKRIPLPSDKENRVALLATLNVHGRDVRVMVTHLGLNREERIAHVNLLERELQQVELPLIVIGDFNTEPDGEELVPWTQHLSHVSKVPLVTLPGAGKQIDSILVSKEFSIGNVFTVQSEASDHYPLTAHLELP, from the coding sequence ATGAAACGCTTTTGGAAGAAGCTCGCGTTGCTTGGTGTCGGGATCTTGGTCTTATTTGCAAATAAAGTCGGTGTGGAGGGCCAAGGGAATTTTCCGAACCAAGACCTCCAAGGCGGTGTGATCTCTCTGAAAGCGGTTACCTACAACATCCAGATCGGGAAAAATTCGCATGGGGATTTGAATTTAGAAGGGACGATTGCAGAGCTGAAGGCGCTGGAAGCCGATCTGATTGGCTTGCAGGAGGTAGAGCGCTATTCACCTCGCTCTGGGTTGAGCGATCAGGCTAAAGCGATCGGAGAGGCGCTAGACATGGAGTATCGTTATGCAGCGGCGCTTAAAATTGGCCCCTTCGAATATGGCAACCTGCTGCTCTCGCGATATCCGATCGAAGCGGTAAAACGAATTCCGTTGCCATCTGATAAAGAGAACCGAGTTGCCCTGCTGGCCACATTAAACGTTCATGGGCGAGATGTGCGCGTCATGGTTACTCATTTAGGTCTCAATCGCGAGGAGCGCATCGCGCATGTCAACTTGCTCGAGCGGGAATTGCAACAAGTTGAACTGCCGCTCATCGTCATCGGGGACTTTAACACGGAGCCGGATGGAGAGGAGCTAGTTCCTTGGACTCAGCACTTAAGTCATGTTTCGAAAGTTCCGTTGGTCACATTGCCCGGTGCAGGCAAGCAGATCGATTCCATTCTCGTTTCGAAGGAATTTTCAATCGGAAATGTGTTTACGGTGCAGAGTGAGGCGTCCGATCATTATCCGCTCACAGCTCATCTCGAATTGCCTTAA
- a CDS encoding helix-turn-helix domain-containing protein, with protein sequence MPTSLGQKIKELRIMKGLTQSDLGSGMVTPSMISQIEADKANPSHKLLCAIAEKLETSVDYFLSDMQTKLEQTSTYKLAKAYMETSEYDKAISLLEELLDNPAPHLQLTNISFDLANCYLHVEQFERATELFEDVLDSAIRAGEHNIAVLALNKLGVIQLRKENLLLAQFHWKKAYQVLARSEGIDVSTKAFVITNLGMVNLKLGEYNDALKYYTESYHLLQGTNYLKLIGETYNGLGHANKELKNYKRAVEHTQDAIAIFKSLNMIKASYDCKVNLAMIKGDEGKVEEALSLLEECMEGFSKYGSDFDNANVNSEIARLLLKERRFKDAEAHCKQALELLEPGIRETAFIFRTLAEVELGLEEFDSAIEFSEKAIELFQQFDMIGQITKTYALLGEIYKSRGDFLAATESLQKMQSIVESNLRERVLIM encoded by the coding sequence ATGCCTACTTCTTTAGGACAAAAAATCAAAGAACTTCGAATCATGAAGGGTCTCACACAAAGTGACCTGGGCTCCGGCATGGTCACTCCGAGTATGATTTCACAGATCGAAGCGGACAAAGCAAATCCATCTCATAAATTACTCTGCGCGATCGCAGAAAAACTCGAAACATCGGTGGATTACTTTTTGTCTGACATGCAAACCAAGCTCGAACAAACGAGCACTTACAAACTGGCCAAAGCATATATGGAAACCAGTGAATACGACAAAGCAATCTCGCTTTTGGAAGAGCTGCTCGACAACCCGGCTCCGCATTTGCAACTGACCAATATTTCGTTCGACTTGGCAAACTGCTACCTGCATGTGGAGCAGTTTGAACGTGCTACTGAGCTGTTTGAAGACGTGTTGGACAGCGCGATCCGTGCCGGTGAACACAATATTGCAGTTCTTGCGCTCAATAAGCTCGGTGTGATCCAGCTACGCAAGGAAAACCTGTTGCTCGCACAGTTCCATTGGAAAAAGGCATATCAAGTTCTGGCCCGCTCCGAAGGAATCGACGTATCGACAAAGGCGTTCGTCATTACGAACCTCGGCATGGTTAACTTGAAACTCGGTGAATATAATGACGCACTTAAATATTACACCGAATCCTACCACCTTCTGCAAGGGACAAATTACCTAAAATTAATTGGTGAAACTTACAACGGTTTGGGACACGCAAATAAAGAATTGAAGAACTACAAAAGAGCTGTTGAACATACACAAGATGCAATTGCAATCTTCAAATCGTTGAACATGATTAAAGCGTCTTATGACTGCAAAGTCAACCTCGCGATGATCAAAGGCGACGAAGGCAAGGTCGAAGAGGCACTGTCCTTGCTCGAAGAATGCATGGAAGGCTTCTCCAAGTACGGAAGCGACTTCGACAATGCCAATGTGAACAGTGAAATTGCCCGCCTGCTCCTGAAAGAACGCCGTTTTAAAGATGCAGAAGCACACTGTAAGCAAGCGCTCGAGTTACTTGAACCGGGCATTCGCGAGACCGCATTCATCTTCCGCACCTTAGCTGAGGTTGAACTGGGTCTGGAAGAGTTCGATTCGGCAATCGAATTCTCCGAAAAAGCGATTGAACTGTTCCAGCAGTTTGATATGATTGGTCAAATCACGAAGACCTACGCCCTGCTCGGCGAGATCTACAAATCCCGTGGTGACTTCCTGGCCGCGACCGAGTCCCTGCAAAAAATGCAGAGCATCGTCGAATCGAACCTACGCGAACGTGTATTGATTATGTAG
- a CDS encoding TlpA family protein disulfide reductase, with the protein MIQGWKRTLFLFGSLAVVLLITCLLMVGTHEAQADTGIKAGQIAPDFELLDHQGNKHKLSDYRGKPVLLNFWASWCTSCRMEMQDLVDSAILYDNKVQFVGVNLADQDSPTVSQAFLKKFRVEFPNVLDEQGKVADQYQVLVVPTSFLIDREGKIVQMVQGPLYNEEIDKLFQKVLN; encoded by the coding sequence ATGATACAGGGTTGGAAGCGCACGCTGTTTCTTTTTGGCTCACTGGCCGTTGTGCTGCTCATTACCTGTTTGCTGATGGTAGGCACCCACGAGGCGCAAGCTGACACCGGGATCAAAGCAGGGCAGATCGCTCCCGACTTTGAACTGCTCGATCACCAAGGCAACAAGCATAAGCTGAGCGATTATCGCGGGAAACCGGTGCTGCTCAATTTCTGGGCCTCATGGTGTACCTCATGCCGGATGGAGATGCAGGATTTGGTCGATTCGGCCATATTGTACGACAACAAAGTGCAGTTTGTGGGTGTCAATCTGGCAGATCAAGATTCGCCGACCGTGTCGCAGGCGTTTTTAAAAAAATTTAGGGTCGAGTTTCCAAACGTGTTGGATGAGCAGGGCAAGGTTGCCGATCAGTATCAAGTACTGGTCGTCCCCACCTCTTTCCTGATCGATCGGGAGGGAAAGATCGTACAGATGGTGCAAGGTCCGCTATATAATGAGGAGATCGACAAGCTGTTTCAAAAGGTGCTCAACTAA
- a CDS encoding FAD-dependent oxidoreductase, with product MDRFVIIGGDAAGMSAAMQIRRAHPDASLTIFEKGTTYSYAQCGLPYYIGGSIRSADKLIARTREAFQETYNMNATILHEVTAIHPERQVVTVRNLQADTETEHPFDKLLIATGGRAVLPDWEGAQLEGVFVLKTLADALRIEAYTKQADIRQVVVIGGGYIGLEMAEAFHALGKQVRIVNRGDQVAGPWDKEMADLLTAELERHGVAVHLGEEIISLSGMNGKVKTVDTKTASYPADLVLVAVGIIPNSEIAKRAGLSLSVRDAISVNAKMETSHANIWAAGDVASQFHRLKNREDYIPLGTHANKMGRIAGKQMALGQGEFQGVLGTAILKVFDLTAARTGLSEGEAHKEKIPHRTVSLSTLQHAGYYPNAQPLHIKLIVREGADKRIDVLATAIWQGMTAEQLLDLDLAYAPPHNAVWDPVQQAARRL from the coding sequence ATGGACCGTTTTGTGATTATCGGCGGAGATGCTGCCGGGATGAGTGCTGCTATGCAAATCAGACGTGCCCACCCGGATGCCTCGCTCACTATTTTTGAAAAAGGCACGACTTACTCGTATGCGCAGTGCGGGCTGCCTTACTATATTGGCGGCTCCATCAGGTCGGCCGACAAGTTGATCGCCCGCACGCGCGAGGCGTTTCAAGAAACATACAACATGAATGCGACGATTTTGCACGAAGTCACCGCGATTCACCCCGAGCGGCAAGTGGTGACCGTTCGCAACTTGCAAGCCGACACGGAGACGGAACACCCGTTTGACAAATTGCTGATCGCCACCGGAGGACGAGCCGTACTTCCCGATTGGGAGGGCGCGCAACTGGAAGGTGTCTTTGTGCTGAAAACGCTGGCCGACGCATTGCGGATCGAAGCGTATACCAAACAAGCGGATATCAGGCAGGTGGTCGTCATCGGCGGTGGCTACATTGGACTGGAAATGGCCGAAGCGTTTCATGCGCTGGGCAAGCAAGTACGCATTGTAAACCGTGGCGACCAGGTGGCTGGCCCATGGGACAAAGAGATGGCCGATCTGTTGACCGCAGAATTGGAGCGGCATGGCGTCGCTGTCCATCTGGGCGAAGAAATAATCAGTCTGTCAGGGATGAACGGGAAGGTCAAAACGGTGGACACAAAAACGGCCTCCTACCCGGCCGACCTCGTGCTGGTGGCGGTCGGGATCATCCCCAACTCGGAGATCGCCAAGCGTGCAGGTCTGTCGCTATCAGTTCGCGATGCCATCTCGGTCAACGCCAAAATGGAAACGAGTCACGCCAACATCTGGGCGGCAGGTGATGTCGCGAGCCAATTTCACCGTCTGAAAAATCGAGAGGACTATATTCCGCTCGGCACGCATGCCAACAAGATGGGGCGCATCGCTGGCAAACAGATGGCGCTCGGTCAAGGCGAATTCCAAGGAGTGCTCGGCACGGCGATCTTAAAAGTGTTCGATCTGACGGCAGCCCGCACCGGATTGTCGGAGGGGGAGGCGCACAAGGAAAAGATTCCGCATCGGACGGTGTCGCTATCGACGTTGCAACATGCAGGATACTACCCGAACGCTCAGCCTTTGCACATCAAATTGATCGTGCGCGAAGGGGCGGACAAGCGCATTGATGTGTTGGCGACCGCCATTTGGCAAGGGATGACGGCCGAACAGCTGCTCGATCTCGATCTGGCGTACGCGCCGCCGCACAACGCGGTGTGGGACCCGGTGCAACAGGCGGCCAGACGGCTGTAA
- the spoIIAA gene encoding anti-sigma F factor antagonist, with the protein MLQISTDVCGDTLIVRLSGELDHHTAEMVRSQVEAELDRGLTAHLVMNLENLSFMDSSGLGVILGRYKRVTQSGGRMALCAVNDQLKKLFELSGMLKILRIYPNESQALAETGVA; encoded by the coding sequence ATGTTGCAAATCTCCACAGACGTTTGCGGCGACACGCTGATCGTGCGGCTCTCGGGTGAACTTGATCATCATACAGCGGAAATGGTGCGCAGCCAGGTTGAAGCGGAGCTAGACCGCGGCCTGACCGCACACCTCGTTATGAATTTGGAAAACTTGAGCTTTATGGATTCTTCCGGTCTAGGCGTAATTCTTGGCCGTTATAAACGTGTGACCCAATCTGGCGGGCGCATGGCTTTATGCGCGGTCAATGATCAACTCAAAAAGCTGTTCGAACTTTCGGGGATGCTGAAGATTTTGCGAATCTATCCGAACGAATCTCAGGCGCTGGCTGAGACGGGGGTGGCGTAA
- the spoIIAB gene encoding anti-sigma F factor, translated as MENFMELKFAARSQNESFARVAVAAFISQLDPTLEELTEIKTVVSEAVTNAIIHGYDGQDGLVLITCAIIDGTIEMVIEDNGRGIDDVEEARQPLFTSKPELERSGMGFTIMENFMDSIEVTSRPELGTRVRLVKRLKSPSVANH; from the coding sequence ATGGAGAATTTCATGGAATTGAAATTTGCCGCGCGCTCCCAGAATGAATCGTTCGCACGCGTGGCGGTCGCTGCGTTCATCTCACAGCTCGATCCGACGCTTGAAGAGCTGACCGAAATCAAGACGGTCGTCTCCGAAGCGGTGACCAATGCAATCATCCATGGTTATGACGGCCAGGACGGTCTGGTGCTGATCACCTGCGCGATCATCGACGGCACGATCGAAATGGTGATTGAAGACAATGGCCGTGGGATTGATGATGTCGAAGAGGCGCGCCAGCCCCTGTTTACTTCCAAGCCAGAGTTGGAGCGCTCCGGCATGGGCTTTACCATCATGGAGAATTTTATGGATTCGATCGAAGTGACGAGCAGACCCGAATTGGGCACCCGCGTGCGGCTGGTCAAACGTCTGAAAAGTCCTTCTGTCGCGAATCACTAG
- the sigF gene encoding RNA polymerase sporulation sigma factor SigF: MAIEKTAPHQKYSDEQVKHLIAASQGGDDGAREALIVSNQRLVWSVVQRFLNRGYEADDLFQIGCIGLMKAIDKFDLSYDVRFSTYAVPMIIGEIQRFLRDDSTVKVSRSLKETARQVRRTRDELAKKLNRQPHINEVAQAMGMEPTEVVFALESMRQPASIHETVFENDGDPIYLMDQISDETQNKWFDKLALHDALARLPERERLIVFMRFFRDKTQAEVAEVLGISQVQVSRLEKKILQIIRDQLG, from the coding sequence ATGGCAATTGAAAAAACTGCCCCGCATCAGAAGTATTCGGACGAGCAGGTCAAACATTTGATTGCCGCTTCACAAGGAGGGGATGATGGTGCTCGCGAGGCGCTGATCGTCTCCAATCAGCGACTGGTCTGGTCGGTCGTCCAGCGTTTTCTCAACCGCGGTTACGAAGCGGATGATCTCTTTCAGATCGGCTGCATCGGTCTGATGAAGGCGATCGACAAGTTCGATCTTTCGTATGATGTGCGCTTCTCTACCTATGCGGTCCCGATGATCATCGGTGAAATCCAGCGCTTCTTGCGCGATGACTCCACTGTCAAAGTCTCCCGCTCACTCAAGGAGACGGCACGGCAAGTGCGCCGCACCCGCGATGAATTGGCCAAAAAGCTCAACCGCCAGCCGCACATCAACGAAGTGGCGCAGGCGATGGGGATGGAGCCGACCGAGGTGGTCTTTGCTTTAGAGTCGATGCGCCAGCCCGCGTCGATCCACGAGACCGTTTTTGAAAATGATGGAGATCCGATCTACCTGATGGATCAGATCTCCGACGAGACGCAAAACAAGTGGTTTGATAAACTGGCGTTGCACGACGCTTTGGCGCGGTTGCCCGAACGGGAGCGCTTGATCGTCTTCATGCGCTTCTTCCGCGACAAAACGCAGGCCGAAGTGGCCGAAGTGCTGGGCATCTCGCAGGTGCAGGTGTCGCGGCTGGAGAAAAAGATTTTACAGATAATTCGCGATCAGCTCGGTTAA
- the spoVAC gene encoding stage V sporulation protein AC produces the protein MKQGPKAKADYKKLTDKHVPKRPVFANVIRAFLVGGLICLLGQFVQKFFMTYFDFDQKTAGNPTVAVMVFLAVLLTGLGVYDRIGQWAGAGSAVPVTGFANAMSSAAIEHKSEGLVLGVGGQMFKVAGPVIVFGVVAAFVIAVIKHLIKMVM, from the coding sequence ATGAAGCAAGGACCCAAGGCGAAGGCAGACTATAAAAAGCTTACTGACAAGCACGTTCCGAAACGTCCTGTATTCGCCAATGTAATTCGAGCGTTTTTAGTCGGTGGATTGATCTGTTTGCTCGGGCAGTTTGTGCAGAAGTTTTTCATGACGTACTTTGATTTCGACCAAAAGACGGCAGGGAACCCGACGGTGGCGGTGATGGTTTTTCTGGCGGTTCTGCTTACAGGTCTTGGCGTCTATGATCGGATCGGGCAGTGGGCAGGAGCGGGGTCGGCCGTTCCGGTCACTGGATTTGCCAACGCGATGTCTTCGGCGGCGATCGAGCATAAAAGCGAGGGGTTGGTGCTCGGTGTCGGCGGTCAGATGTTTAAAGTCGCAGGTCCGGTGATCGTGTTCGGTGTGGTCGCAGCATTTGTGATCGCAGTGATCAAGCATCTTATCAAGATGGTGATGTGA